The Niabella beijingensis genomic interval AAGGTAATGTGAAAGCAAGCGGTACCGTAAGCGATGTGTTGCATGCCGGTGAACCGGAAGGAGCCGTACTGATCGAGGTGGCGGCAGATGACCTGCCGGGATTGCAACAGCTCCTTACCGGGATGAGCGGCGTAAAAGAATGCACGGTAAAAGCAGGCATCCTCCGGGTAGCAGGCGATCCGTCGCTGACACCGCAACGGCTCAACCAGTATTGTTTTGAAAAAGGCGTCACGCTCCATTACCTGGCACTTAAAAAGAAAAGTCTTGAGACCCGGTTCCTTGAAATCACCGGCTCCAGCAGCGACCGCTAAAGCAACATTCCGATCCGGTCTTTGTATTAACACACATCTAATTCATGCTTCTTATGCTACAACTTTTTAAAACCGAATGGCTGAAAGTAAAAAGCTACCGCACCTTCTGGATACTGTTTGGTTCTTTTTTTATTTTCCTTCCGGCTACATTGCTGATGACGGCCGACCGGTTCATGCACCAGATCAACCAGATGGAAGGGAAAAACATGGAGACGGCAATAATGAAGAGCCTGCTCAGCGCTCCATTCATTTTTCCGAACGTGTGGCGGGGCGCTGCCTGGTTTGGGGGATTGTTCTTTATTATCATCGGTATGCTCTTTATCCTTCTTGTCACCAATGAGGTCCAGTATAAGACCCACCGGCAGAATATCATCGACGGCTGGAGCCGTACCGACTTTATAACCGCGAAGCTGAGCATGCTGCTCTTTTTTGTAGTGAGCACCACCGTGATGGTATTCCTTTGCGGACTGGTATGCGGATTGTTGTTCACGCCCGATCTGTCATCTGTATCGATCTTTGAAAACATACGCTACGTCGGCTACTATGCCCTCATGGCCACGCTGTACCTGGTGGTGGCTTTTCTGGTTGCCATACTGATCAAGCGGACCGGGCTCGCCATTGTGGTATATTTCGGGTATGTATTTGTTATCGATAATCTGCTGTGGCTGGTACTTACGTTCCGGAAAAGTCAGCTGGGGTATTTTCTTCCCCTGGAAAGTTCCGATTCACTCATACCCAATCCGTTCAAACCATCCAATATCGAGCTTCGCACCGTTCCGGACCTGAACCTGCTGATCACTGCAGTCATTTATGGCACTCTGATGTTGTACGGGATCTTCCGCTATTACAGGAATGCGGATCTCAAGACCTGATCATTTTATCAGCTGAGCCAGCGCAGTATCAATATCCGGATAGCGGAACCGGAACCCATGGGATAATACCTTTGCAGCGCTTACCGTTGTGCTTTTTAACGCTTCCGCGCCCATTTCGCCCATTACCAATTTCAGCAGGGGCGCCGGTACCGGCAGGGTAATAAAGGACCGGCCATATTTATGTGTTGCCAAGGCCTCCGTCAATACAGCATTTGACACAGGGAGCGGGGCCGCCGCGTTATAAGCGCCATGATAAGATCCGTTTTCCATTGCTGTCAGGTACAATGTAACGAGGTCATCGATATGGATCCAGCTTACCACCTGGCAGCCATTGCCCGGCACAGCGGCGATCCTCCATTTCAATGCCCGTTCAAATTGCTGCATTACCCCTCCATGGGGTGCCAGCACAATACCGGTTCTGAGGTACACCACGCGGATCCCGGATGCAGCCAGTGAGGCAATGCTTTGCTCCCATTGCATACAGCAGTTGCCCAAAAAATCGGAGGCCGCAGGCTGATCCTCCCGGAAAGGCGCAGGATTTGGCACTTCCGGATCCTGCCCGTACCAGCCGATGGCCGAGGCGCTGATAAAGGCTTTTAACCGGTGCGGCCGCTTCAACAGGTTTTCCGACAACAAGACACCGCTCTGCACCCGGCTGTCCACAATCTCCTTTTTCCGGCGGGCCGACCAGCGCTGTTCCATAAGGCTGGCACCTGCCAGATGGATAATATAATCGGCGGCCTCCAGCACTTTATGGTCCACTTCCCCGGTTTTGATGTTCCAGTAGGCATAGCGTATTCTCTGCTCTGTATGCTGCAGAAGGGACCGGTCGCGGGTGAACACAACAACTTCATACCCCCTTTCCAGGAGTTGCGTTATAACGGCCCTGCCGATCATTCCGGTACCTCCGGTTACTATTACAATGGACATACTGCGGGTTAAGGAAAAAGAGGCTGTCGTCAGAAGTCTGGATTATCACATTCTTCCGATGGTTATCGAAAGCTGCTGAACCAGGTTCAGCATAATAGCAAACAGACTCTTGAAGACAGCCCCTTATCTCTTATTCAATTATTTCTTTCGCGCTCCGCCCAGCGGTTTCTTGGGCAGCGGCGTATCCATGCCCTTGCCGGAAACAGGATCATTATGGCCATGAAAAGGATCATGTGGCTTTTCGCGGAATGCTTCCGGAACGGGATCATGCGGACGTTCTTCTATAATTCCTGCATCAGCGGCTTTTTCGCCTGCACCTGTTTCCGGGGCTGCGGGCAATTCCGGAATGGTATTTTCAACATTTGCCACTTCGCTCAATTCGGATGGCTCCATCACCGGCGCCGCAATTATAGGTTCTTCTAATGCCGGTATCTTTATTTCGGCAACACTGTTTTCTTTAACGATCGCTGCCGGAACCGGCGGTTTCGATACTTTTTTTGCCGGGGCTTTCTTTTTAGGGGCGTTTACTGCTGCGGTACGGATGGCGGTCTTTTTCGGCACTTGTTTTACCGGGGCTTTTTTCACAGTTGCGGCCTTTTTTGCTGTGGCTTTTTTAACCGCTGCTTTCTTTACCACGGTCTTTTTAACAGCAACCTTCTTCGCCGGTTTTGCTGTCACTGTTGTTGTTTTCCTGGCTGCGGTCTTTTTCGCGGCTGCTTTTTTTACCGCTGCTTTTTTTGTTGCCGGAGCCGATTTCTTTATGGCCGCGGATTTCCTGGCAGCTGCTTTACCGGTTGTTCCTTTAGAGCCGGCCGGCGCTTTTTTTGCCACCGTTTTAGGAGCTGCAGATTTTTGTGTCGCTGCGCGGGAGGCTGTAGATTTTACTGCTTTTCCTGCCTTCTTTTCTTTTTTGACAGCTTTTTTCTGTGCTTTGGTCTGTTGTTTCAGTTTTCGGGCTGCCGCTTTTTTTGCTTTCTTATCATCCTTTTTGGGAGCAGCATTTTTCTTTTTTTTGGAATCAGTCTTTTTTGCAGTTGCTTTCTTGGGGGAGCCTCCTTTTTTTGAAGCCGCTTTTTTTTCCTTTGCCATCCTGTTTTGTTTTAAATAATGAACAATAGAGAACTGTAGAAAAAATATTAAAATTTAACCTCAACAATTATACCATTAAAAAAAAATCCTCATTTTTTCAAATGAGGATTTTTGATTCAATATTCTTAAAACTTAACCTTCGGTAACCTGGAAGGTGATCGGCTGCTTTCTGTAGGCTTTTACCTGTCTTCCGTTCTGAATGGCAGGTTTCCACTTACCGGATTTTTTAATTACACGAACAGCTTCTGAACCCATTCCGAAACCAGGGTCTTTGATCACTTTTACATCGCTCACATTCCCCTGTACATCCACCACAAACTGAACAACTACCTGATAGTTCCCGGCTGTAGCTCCGTTTTCAACAGGCACATCCCCTCTGAGGTTGGTCTGCAGGTAACGGCCCCAATCACCATTGTACTGGGCATCCTGTTCTACTTTTGTAAAGATCTCGGGTTCTTTTTCCACAGGTTTCGTTTCCACGATACCCTTACCGCCATCAACACCCGCCGGAGGAACAACGATTCCCACATCCTTCACCCCTTCCTGGTTGATGGTACCGATCTTGGTCTCCTTCAACTCTTCCTGTACAGGAGGTGGTTGTTTCACCTCTTCATCCTTTACAATCTTGGGAGGTGTAAATGCTTTTGTTTCAATTTTGGGAGGTGGCTCTACCTTGGGAGGAGGAGGTGGCGGCGGCGGTGGCGGCTCTTCCTTCTTCTCTTCCTGCTTAATTTCCTGAATGGTAACTTCCTCCATTTTTACTTTCTCCTGGACGGGGGATTTCATCTGGCTTTTTAACACCACCAGACCAGCAATAACCACAGCGGCCACTACCGTTATCGCCAGTGCTTTCCAGACGCGTTTGTTATAGGTGCGGCGAAGCTCGTAGGCTCCGTAGTCCTTGTTCCGCCCTTCAAACACTATATCCAGAAGATCAGAGGATAAAATTTTATTGGCTTCCATTATCTAAATTACTTTTTTTAATATGATGCATTTTTCGAAAAATTCCATACGGAATTTTTACTTGGCAGGTGGGGTTGCTGCTGCGGGCCCACCACCACCGGACAAACGGACTAATTCCAGTTCCGAGTCAAAAGGTTTCACCAATGCGTAACGGGCTACTTTATTGATGGTCATTTCATCCAGCATGTCCACTACATTTTTATATGTAGCATCCTCCGTGGGCTTGATCACCACAAAAAAGTCCTTTTGTTTACAATCATCAATGGATTTACCTTTTGCCTTGGCCTCACTTTCGCAAACCGGGTCTGTTACATAACGGGAGATCACTTCTTTCTTTTTACGGATGACGATATCCCGGATTTCTTTATATGTAGCGGATTTAAAACCGGAAGCTGTTGCATCCAGCTCCCCTTCATAATAAAAGAGGCTGTTATCTTTTCCCAGTATAACGCTCAATGAACCCGATTGCTTGATCTTGGTTTCCTCATCCTTCTTGTCTGTATCCTTCGGCATGTTCAAATCCATTGTAGTCGGATTGCTCATTGTTGCCGTAAAGATAAAGAAGGTGATCAGGAGAAATCCCAGGTCCACCATCGGAGTCATATCCACCCGGGTATTCAGTTTCTTGGCCTTCTTGACCCCGGGGCCTTTCTTATGCCCTTCATCGCCGCCAGTATCTAAACTTGCCATAATTTTTTCTTTTTACTGGTTATAGTAGGTGATTGAATTTATTTTCCTTTTAACCGCTCCTGGTACAACTCGGTTCCTGCAGGCGCATCCTGCGGCATGGTCACCAGGTTGTACTTCTGCTCATCATTGCGTTTCATGGCATCAATGACAGCCCCGAAAGTCGGATACTTTGAAGTATTATCTCCTTTAACAAGATATTTCAATGGCTCACCGGCGAAAACATATTTTGCCGCACCGATCCAGTTCACCAGCTCGCTGGTGGCCGAATCTTTAACGGGGATCCCGTCCTGTGCAACTTTTCCCCGTTCTGCCGGAGGAAGCGCCATAAATCCTTTTATCTTATTAAGAGGCATTCCGATCATTTCTCCATCCTGGTACTGAGCCAGGTCAGCATCCGTAAGGGTGAGTCCTGCTCTTTTAGCGGCTTCTTTGATAACCTCCTTTCCTTTTTGAACATCGGATTTGGACATTACCGAAAAATACACCTTGTTATCCTTGTCAATGCTCATCATAACCGCATTGTTATCAGGCATCGTCTGGGATGAAACAGAATTAGGCGTTTCGATCGGAACTGGCTCAGCCGGTTTGAATTTTGTAGCCATGATAAAGAAGGACAGGATCAGGAACGCGACGTCCACAAAGGGCGTCATATCCGTATCCGTCGACTTCTTTTGTATTTTTGCTTTTGCCATTATTGACTCTATTTTGATATAAGACGAAAAATCTGTTTTATTCCATAAAATTCTTTTCTTCCTGTATAAAGATTATTTATACAGAGAAGCAAAGGACTGGGTCAGGGTAAAACCAGATTCGTCAATACCATGTGTAATGCTGTCAATACGGGTGGTAAGCATGTTGTAAATGATAAGGGCCAGCGCAGAGGTACCGATACCTAATGCCGTGTTATACAGGGCCTCAGAGATACCGATCGCCAGTTCAGCTGCGTTACCGCCGCCGCCTTCACCCAGGTTAGAGAACGATTTGATCATCCCCATTACCGTACCTAACAACGCGATCAGCGTACCGGTAGATACAATGGTGGATAAGAATACCAGGTTCTTCTGAAGCATCGGCAGTTCCAGTGCAGTGGCTTCTTCCACTTCTTTCTGAATCGCTGCAATTTTCTGTTCGGTTTCCAAACCGGTTTCCCCGATCATTTCTTTATAGCGACGCAGCCCTGCTTTCATTACATTACCAACAGAACCT includes:
- a CDS encoding energy transducer TonB, producing the protein MEANKILSSDLLDIVFEGRNKDYGAYELRRTYNKRVWKALAITVVAAVVIAGLVVLKSQMKSPVQEKVKMEEVTIQEIKQEEKKEEPPPPPPPPPPKVEPPPKIETKAFTPPKIVKDEEVKQPPPVQEELKETKIGTINQEGVKDVGIVVPPAGVDGGKGIVETKPVEKEPEIFTKVEQDAQYNGDWGRYLQTNLRGDVPVENGATAGNYQVVVQFVVDVQGNVSDVKVIKDPGFGMGSEAVRVIKKSGKWKPAIQNGRQVKAYRKQPITFQVTEG
- a CDS encoding ExbD/TolR family protein, which codes for MAKAKIQKKSTDTDMTPFVDVAFLILSFFIMATKFKPAEPVPIETPNSVSSQTMPDNNAVMMSIDKDNKVYFSVMSKSDVQKGKEVIKEAAKRAGLTLTDADLAQYQDGEMIGMPLNKIKGFMALPPAERGKVAQDGIPVKDSATSELVNWIGAAKYVFAGEPLKYLVKGDNTSKYPTFGAVIDAMKRNDEQKYNLVTMPQDAPAGTELYQERLKGK
- a CDS encoding ExbD/TolR family protein: MASLDTGGDEGHKKGPGVKKAKKLNTRVDMTPMVDLGFLLITFFIFTATMSNPTTMDLNMPKDTDKKDEETKIKQSGSLSVILGKDNSLFYYEGELDATASGFKSATYKEIRDIVIRKKKEVISRYVTDPVCESEAKAKGKSIDDCKQKDFFVVIKPTEDATYKNVVDMLDEMTINKVARYALVKPFDSELELVRLSGGGGPAAATPPAK
- a CDS encoding MotA/TolQ/ExbB proton channel family protein, which gives rise to MAETNQAKPVTATTSVQPKKSSNLISWVAPILCIVAGYCIWRFVIGADSGFDQPDKAGGFWPGHKGPKGAFHRIYEGGIIVPLLIGMLLMVIVFAIERFLTIAKALGKGNNSNFIRKVQYHLANKNVDAAIAECDKQKGSVGNVMKAGLRRYKEMIGETGLETEQKIAAIQKEVEEATALELPMLQKNLVFLSTIVSTGTLIALLGTVMGMIKSFSNLGEGGGGNAAELAIGISEALYNTALGIGTSALALIIYNMLTTRIDSITHGIDESGFTLTQSFASLYK
- a CDS encoding TIGR01777 family oxidoreductase; the encoded protein is MSIVIVTGGTGMIGRAVITQLLERGYEVVVFTRDRSLLQHTEQRIRYAYWNIKTGEVDHKVLEAADYIIHLAGASLMEQRWSARRKKEIVDSRVQSGVLLSENLLKRPHRLKAFISASAIGWYGQDPEVPNPAPFREDQPAASDFLGNCCMQWEQSIASLAASGIRVVYLRTGIVLAPHGGVMQQFERALKWRIAAVPGNGCQVVSWIHIDDLVTLYLTAMENGSYHGAYNAAAPLPVSNAVLTEALATHKYGRSFITLPVPAPLLKLVMGEMGAEALKSTTVSAAKVLSHGFRFRYPDIDTALAQLIK
- a CDS encoding ABC transporter permease, translated to MLQLFKTEWLKVKSYRTFWILFGSFFIFLPATLLMTADRFMHQINQMEGKNMETAIMKSLLSAPFIFPNVWRGAAWFGGLFFIIIGMLFILLVTNEVQYKTHRQNIIDGWSRTDFITAKLSMLLFFVVSTTVMVFLCGLVCGLLFTPDLSSVSIFENIRYVGYYALMATLYLVVAFLVAILIKRTGLAIVVYFGYVFVIDNLLWLVLTFRKSQLGYFLPLESSDSLIPNPFKPSNIELRTVPDLNLLITAVIYGTLMLYGIFRYYRNADLKT